Proteins encoded in a region of the Carassius carassius chromosome 49, fCarCar2.1, whole genome shotgun sequence genome:
- the LOC132132130 gene encoding vascular endothelial zinc finger 1-like isoform X2, whose product MMEQSWSSFLFQQANEALHHQHHVAPSSLLPLLNSEPQDQKPVMPILLDHKPPVSAAELLKDNVASGTGGGGNAGGGGPMPVIKKEHKSKTPFICGYCNKAFRDSYHLRRHESCHTGIKMVSRPKKTAQAAPTMVPLISTMSRETTGDPAYISTIAGILSTATTSTSSSSTIMSPMSMSNVTQHSAPKKPPKPVKKNHGCEMCGKAFRDVYHLNRHKLSHSDEKPFECPICQQRFKRKDRMTYHVRSHDGGVHKPYVCSVCGKGFSRPDHLSCHVKHVHSSERPFKCQVTACTSAFATKDRLRSHMIRHEGKVTCNVCGKMLSAAYITSHLKTHGQSNFNNACNKDNSEVCNSAATTPVTATNPITTAMNRGNTSHPVTIAAQMNISTNTVNITSPVSLQHPVTITGPVNIASVNIPATAPMNIAHPVAITTPMSMNIATPLNIAMRSMDTMPFLSQILPSSHW is encoded by the exons CAGGCTAATGAAGCCCTTCACCACCAGCACCACGTGGCCCCGAGCAGCCTGCTGCCACTGCTGAACTCTGAGCCGCAGGACCAGAAGCCTGTGATGCCCATTCTACTGGACCACAAGCCCCCCGTCAGCGCCGCCGAGCTCCTCAAGGACAACGTAGCCAGTGGGACAGGGGGAGGTGGGAATGCCGGAGGAGGTGGTCCAATGCCCGTGATCAAGAAAGAGCACAAGAGCAAGACGCCGTTCATCTGCGGCTACTGCAACAAGGCCTTCCGTGACAGCTACCACCTCCGCCGGCATGAGTCCTGCCACACTGGCATCAAAATGGTGTCCAGACCCAAAAAAACGGCGCAAGCCGCACCCACCATGGTCCCACTCATCTCCACCATGTCCCGTGAGACCACGGGCGACCCTGCCTACATCTCAACCATTGCTGGCATCCTTTCTACGGCGACTACTTCCACGTCCTCCTCTTCTACCATCATGTCCCCGATGTCCATGTCCAATGTGACCCAACACAGTGCCCCCAAAAAGCCACCCAAACCTGTAAAGAAGAACCATGGCTGTGAAATGTGCGGGAAAGCCTTCCGGGACGTTTACCATCTGAACCGACACAAGCTGTCACACTCGGACGAAAAACCATTCGAGTGTCCTATATGCCAGCAGCGCTTTAAGAGGAAAGATCGCATGACGTACCATGTGCGCTCACACGACGGAGGCGTCCACAAGCCTTACGTCTGTTCTGTGTGTGGAAAGGGCTTCTCGAG GCCTGACCATCTCAGCTGCCATGTGAAGCATGTCCATTCTTCAGAGAGACCTTTCAAATGCCAAGTAACG GCCTGTACATCAGCCTTTGCCACCAAAGACAGACTTCGGTCACATATGATTCGGCACGAGGGGAAAGTCACTTGTAACGTGTGCGGAAAGATGCTGAGCGCCGCCTACATCACCAGCCATTTAAAAACACACGGCCAGAGCAACTTCAACAATGCCTGTAACAAAG ATAACAGTGAAGTCTGCAACTCTGCCGCCACCACGCCAGTTACAGCCACAAACCCCATCACCACTGCAATGAACCGCggcaacaccagccaccctgTTACCATAGCAGCCCAGATGAACATCTCTACCAACACGGTCAACATCACGTCTCCCGTCAGCCTGCAGCACCCGGTTACCATCACCGGCCCTGTGAACATCGCATCGGTCAACATCCCAGCCACAGCGCCCATGAACATCGCCCACCCAGTGGCCATCACCACACCCATGTCCATGAACATCGCCACCCCGCTTAACATCGCCATGAGATCTATGGACACTATGCCCTTCCTGTCCCAAATCTTACCGTCTTCTCACTGGTAG
- the LOC132132130 gene encoding vascular endothelial zinc finger 1-like isoform X1 codes for MMEQSWSSFLFQQANEALHHQHHVAPSSLLPLLNSEPQDQKPVMPILLDHKPPVSAAELLKDNVASGTGGGGNAGGGGPMPVIKKEHKSKTPFICGYCNKAFRDSYHLRRHESCHTGIKMVSRPKKTAQAAPTMVPLISTMSRETTGDPAYISTIAGILSTATTSTSSSSTIMSPMSMSNVTQHSAPKKPPKPVKKNHGCEMCGKAFRDVYHLNRHKLSHSDEKPFECPICQQRFKRKDRMTYHVRSHDGGVHKPYVCSVCGKGFSRPDHLSCHVKHVHSSERPFKCQVTACTSAFATKDRLRSHMIRHEGKVTCNVCGKMLSAAYITSHLKTHGQSNFNNACNKGDWQWNHSGLRKDNSEVCNSAATTPVTATNPITTAMNRGNTSHPVTIAAQMNISTNTVNITSPVSLQHPVTITGPVNIASVNIPATAPMNIAHPVAITTPMSMNIATPLNIAMRSMDTMPFLSQILPSSHW; via the exons CAGGCTAATGAAGCCCTTCACCACCAGCACCACGTGGCCCCGAGCAGCCTGCTGCCACTGCTGAACTCTGAGCCGCAGGACCAGAAGCCTGTGATGCCCATTCTACTGGACCACAAGCCCCCCGTCAGCGCCGCCGAGCTCCTCAAGGACAACGTAGCCAGTGGGACAGGGGGAGGTGGGAATGCCGGAGGAGGTGGTCCAATGCCCGTGATCAAGAAAGAGCACAAGAGCAAGACGCCGTTCATCTGCGGCTACTGCAACAAGGCCTTCCGTGACAGCTACCACCTCCGCCGGCATGAGTCCTGCCACACTGGCATCAAAATGGTGTCCAGACCCAAAAAAACGGCGCAAGCCGCACCCACCATGGTCCCACTCATCTCCACCATGTCCCGTGAGACCACGGGCGACCCTGCCTACATCTCAACCATTGCTGGCATCCTTTCTACGGCGACTACTTCCACGTCCTCCTCTTCTACCATCATGTCCCCGATGTCCATGTCCAATGTGACCCAACACAGTGCCCCCAAAAAGCCACCCAAACCTGTAAAGAAGAACCATGGCTGTGAAATGTGCGGGAAAGCCTTCCGGGACGTTTACCATCTGAACCGACACAAGCTGTCACACTCGGACGAAAAACCATTCGAGTGTCCTATATGCCAGCAGCGCTTTAAGAGGAAAGATCGCATGACGTACCATGTGCGCTCACACGACGGAGGCGTCCACAAGCCTTACGTCTGTTCTGTGTGTGGAAAGGGCTTCTCGAG GCCTGACCATCTCAGCTGCCATGTGAAGCATGTCCATTCTTCAGAGAGACCTTTCAAATGCCAAGTAACG GCCTGTACATCAGCCTTTGCCACCAAAGACAGACTTCGGTCACATATGATTCGGCACGAGGGGAAAGTCACTTGTAACGTGTGCGGAAAGATGCTGAGCGCCGCCTACATCACCAGCCATTTAAAAACACACGGCCAGAGCAACTTCAACAATGCCTGTAACAAAG GAGATTGGCAGTGGAACCACTCAGGGCTCAGAAAAG ATAACAGTGAAGTCTGCAACTCTGCCGCCACCACGCCAGTTACAGCCACAAACCCCATCACCACTGCAATGAACCGCggcaacaccagccaccctgTTACCATAGCAGCCCAGATGAACATCTCTACCAACACGGTCAACATCACGTCTCCCGTCAGCCTGCAGCACCCGGTTACCATCACCGGCCCTGTGAACATCGCATCGGTCAACATCCCAGCCACAGCGCCCATGAACATCGCCCACCCAGTGGCCATCACCACACCCATGTCCATGAACATCGCCACCCCGCTTAACATCGCCATGAGATCTATGGACACTATGCCCTTCCTGTCCCAAATCTTACCGTCTTCTCACTGGTAG
- the LOC132132756 gene encoding CUE domain-containing protein 1-like — protein MMTSLFRRSNANSNHGSGTRGSDAGSGELNSRRPPHQVRRLEFTQAMDDFKTMFPSMKHEVIECVLRANHGAVDSTIDQLLQMSLDSKATDDSSDSEDSIPPEILERTLEPDSSDEEPPPIYAPPSYDMHIYDRKHPADVPSTPPPRFDDYPPPGHQQVGIHRNWNPPLLGNLPDDFLRILPQQSESLQRSQSNLSQPFSSSSSSLSSLTQLSSSSSALSGGVWSSEQDRKLKQYLEDERIALFLQNQEFMKELQRNRDFLIALEIDHQRCEKAQCGYSSTCTENSAEGDNCVSRSEEACSSVSDDALFLEKLKHMGKSTRKKLFEIARSFSEKTRRKKSKKRGLSKHQSYPHMSSPDSRCLEFASIQGSATSTVNLLEEVEGPPSAEDDNQLKRLSEREEGEESKEVMS, from the exons ATGATGACCAGTCTTTTCCGCCGGAGCAATGCGAACAGTAACCATGGCAGTGGTACACGAGGGAGCGACGCTGGCTCAGGAGAGCTCAATAGCAGAAGGCCTCCACATCAGGTCCGGCGTTTGGAGTTTACCCAGGCTATGGATGACTTTAAGACGATGTTCCCCAGCATGAAGCATGAGGTTATCGAGTGTGTCTTGAGAGCCAACCATGGTGCTGTCGACTCCACCATTGACCAGCTACTGCAGATGAGCCTAGACAGCAAGGCCACGGATGACAGCTCGGATTCTGAGGACAGCATCCCTCCAGAG ATCCTGGAGAGAACACTGGAGCCGGACAGCTCAGATGAGGAGCCTCCACCCATCTACGCGCCGCCCTCCTATGACATGCACATCTATGACAGAAAACATCCTGCAGATGTTCCATCCACACCACCACCCAG GTTCGATGATTATCCCCCTCCTGGGCATCAGCAGGTCGGCATACACAGGAACTGGAATCCACCGTTACTAGGCAACCTCCCTGATGACTTCCTGCGTATCCTGCCTCAGCAGTCAGAAAGTCTTCAG CGTTCTCAGAGCAACCTGTCTCagcctttctcctcctcctcttcctcactgTCATCCCTGACGCAGCTTTCATCCAGCAGTAGTGCCCTGTCAGGTGGCGTTTGGTCATCTGAACAGGACAGGAAGTTGAAACAATACTTGGAGGACGAGCGAATAGCCCTTTTTCTGCAGAATCAGGAGTTCATGAAAGAGCTACAGCGTAACAGAGACTTCCTCATAGCTCTGGAgatag ATCATCAGAGGTGCGAGAAAGCACAGTGTGGTTATTCATCCACGTGCACAGAGAACTCCGCCGAAG GTGATAATTGTGTCTCGAGGTCTGAGGAGGCCTGTTCATCAGTCTCTGACGATGCCTTATTCCTGGAGAAACTCAAGCACATGGGCAAAT CTACAAGGAAGAAGCTTTTTGAAATTGCCAGATCATTCTCGGAGAAGACCAGAAGAAAGAAGTCCAAAAAGCGAGGTCTGTCCAAACACCAGTCATATCCTCACATGTCCAGCCCCGACAGTCGCTGCCTGGAGTTTGCATCTAT TCAAGGCTCTGCAACCTCCACCGTCAATCTCCTGGAAGAAGTAGAGGGGCCGCCTTCGG CTGAGGATGACAACCAACTTAAAAGACTCTCAGAAAGAGAGGAAGGGGAGGAGTCAAAGGAAGTGATGTCATG A